Below is a window of Brachyspira pilosicoli DNA.
GAAACAGCAGAGAAGAGATTATAAAAAACATCTGTAAAAATATAAAAAAATATATTAATATACCTGATAATTTTTATGATTTAGTAATGAAAAGAGAGAGTTTATCAGAAACGGATTTTGGAAACCTTGTTGCAATTCCGCATCCTTTTGAAATTGTAACTGATGAAACTTTTGTATTTGTTGCTATATTGGAAAAGCCTATTATATGGTATAAAAATAATGTGCAGGTTGTATTTTTAATTTCTATATCAAATAAAAAAGATGATAATTTACAGAAGTTTTATCAATATACGGTTGACTTCTTATTAAATGAAAAAAATGTTATAAAGCTTATAGAAAATAAAAATTTTGAAAATCTAATGTATTTATTAAAAAATTCTTCAGGAGAATAAATGGAAAGTTTTAAATATACTATTAACAATACAAATAATATACATGCAAGGCCTTTAAGTGAACTTGCAAAAATAGCAAAAGACAGTGAATGTGATGTTAATATAATAAAAGATAATACATTAAAAGATATAAAAAAGATAATAGGTATAATGCAATTAGGATTAAAAGTTGGAGATGAAGTTGTTATAAATATAAAAGGCGAAAATAAATCAAAAGAAAATAAAGCTAAAGAAAATATATTAAATTTTTTTAAAACGAATTTTTAATATATAGTTAAACAATTATATTTTGTTATATGATTTTTTATTCAACTTTTTCCCGCATTCGCACCCATACCTAAAGGCACTTCCTTTGGTCGCCCTGAAGGACTCCCTTCGGTCGCACCACAGGCACTTCCTTTGGTCGCAAAAAGAAGTGTGGTGCTGCACGGTGTGTGCTTCGTTAAGGCAAAGCTCTGCAAATAATTAAAATAAAAAACATATTTTTAATAGACTTAAAAAAATTTAATATAAAAAAAGAGGCTATTATTAAATAATAACCTCTTGCTATATTCACAAATCTAAAAGATTAAAATCTCTTCTTCCTGTCATGTTTTCTTTTATTGTTGTTGTTTTCTTCTTCAACATAATCAGCAGGTTTTTCAAGCAAAGCCTTTCTACTTAAAGAGTATTTTCCTCCCTTAACATCTATGATTTTTACTTTTACTTCATCGCCAATCTTTAAAACTTCTTCCACATTCATAACATGCTTATAAGCAAGCTCAGATATATGACAAAGCCCCTCAACACCAGGCAATATTTCAACAAAAGCTCCAAAGTCTTTAATGTCTTTTACAACACCGTCATAAACTTCACCAACTTCAGGGTCTTTAACATAAGAGTTTATAAGACTAATAGTTTTATCTAAAGTAGGAGTATCTGGAGCAAATATATTAATTACGCCGCTGTCTTGTATCTCAACATCACTTCCAGTCTCTTCAATGATAGCTTTTATATTTTTTCCTCCAGGTCCAATCAATACTCTAATTTTCTCAGGGTTTACATCCATAGTTTTATATTTAGGAGCAAAGTCTGAAATCTCATTAGGGTTAGATATAGTAGCTTCAATTTTATCAAGTATAAAATATCTTGCCTTTTTAGCCTGTTCTAATGCCTCTTTTAATATTTGAGTAGATATACCAGTAAGTTTAATATCAAGCTGGAAAGCAGTGATACCTTTACGTGTTCCAGCAACCTTAAAGTCCATATCTCCCAAGTGGTCTTCAACACCTTGTATATCTGTAAGCACTTTATATCCATCTTTATAAGTAGCAAGCCCCATAGCAATACCGGCAACACTCGCATTAAGAGGAACACCAGCTGAAAGAAGCGACATAGTAGAAGCACAAATTGTAGCCATTGATGAAGAACCGTTACTTTCTAATATTTCAGCAACTACTCTTATAGTGTATGGAAATTTATCTTTTGAAGGAAGCACAGCATTAAAAGAACGCTCTGCTAAATTACCATGTCCAATTTCTCTTCTTCCAGGAGAGCCGTATCTTCCAACCTCACCAACAGAGAAAGGAGGGAAGTTATAATGAAGCATAAAAGTTTTATTTTCTTTTCCGTATATGTCGTCCATTAATTGAGCATCTTTCTCGCTTCCTAATGTAACTATAGATAAACATTGAGTTTGTCCTCTTGTAAATAAAGCAGAACCATGAACTCTTGGAATAAGATTAGTCATTGTGCTTATAGGGCGAATCTCATCTAATGCTCTTCCATCTGGACGCATTCCTTTCTCTACTATTGCCTCTCTTACAATCTCTTCTTCTATAGAATGACAAATGCCTTTAACTTGAGATATTAATTTTTCATCTTCTGTTTTAGTTTTAATATACTCTTCTATTTCATTAAAAGCATTATCCATACTTTCATTTCTTTTAGCTTTATCAGGATTATAATTAGCAGCCTCTATTTTTTCTCTTCCGTATTCAGTAACCATTTTTACTAATTCAGCATCATACTCAAATAATTCCTGTTCTATTTTTTGAGTACCGCAAAGAGCAGCCATTTCGTTTTGCATATCAATATATTTCTGCATCTCTTTATGAGCTAACTCTATAGCACCGATAAATACTTCTTCAGAAACCTCTCTTGCCTCACCTTCAATCATAAGTATAGCATCTTTACTTCCTGCCACTATAATATCTAATTCGCTAGAAAGAAGCTCACTGTTTTTAGGGTTAATGATATATTCACCATTTTTGTACCCTATTCTTACAGCTGCCACAGGTCCTCCGAAAGGTATCCAAGAAATAGTAAGTGCTGCAGATGAAGCTATTAAAGCTAAAGCATCTGTAGGCATATCAGTATCTACAGAAAGAACTGTAGGAATAATTTGCACCTCATTTCTAAAACCTTCAGGAAAAAGCGGTCTTAAAGGTCTATCTATTATACGGGAAATAAGTATCTCTTTATCTCTAGGTTTAGCTTCTCTTTTGAAGAAACCTCCAGGAATTTTACCGCCTGCATAATATTTTTCATTATAATTTACAGTAAGCGGGAAAAAGTCTGATTCTAAATTAGGCTCTTTTGCCGCAACAACTGTAGCTAAAATAGTAGTATTTCCTAATCTTAAAGTTACTGAACCATGTGCTTGTTTTGCTAAAAGTCCTGTCTCTAAAATTAATTCTTCTCCGCAAAATACACTCTTAACTGTTACCATATATTCTCCTTATTACAAAATACCATAGACAGTATTAACTATTCACTATTATCAAGCACTATTATTTTCTTATTTTTAATTTCTGTATAAGATTTTTATAAGCTTCAAGGTCAGTTCTTCTTAAATAATTAAGAAGTTTTCTTCTTTTAGCTACCATTTTAAGAAGTCCCATTCTTGAATGATTATCTTTTGTGTGCTCTTGGAAATGTCCTTTTAAATAAGTTATACGATTAGTTAAAAGAGCTATTTGTACTTCTGCTGAACCTGTATCTTTTTCGTTCTTTCCAAATTCTTTAATAATTTTTAGTTTTTCGTCTGCTGTAATAGACATTTTTTTCTCCTTTTGAAATATTTTCTTACATTGTATTCATCTTTTTCTAATAATGATTTCACTTCTTCTATAGAGTTAACTTTAATATTATCTCTAATATATTTAAGAAATATAACTGTTATTTTTTTACCATATATCATTTTAGAAAAATCTAATATATGGCTTTCTACTCTAAGTTCTTTATTAATATTGCTTACACCTATAAATGTTAGAGCTTTATATAATTTAGCATTGTTTCCTATTTTTACTAAAGAGCTGTAAACTCCCATCTTAGGAACAAATATATTCTCATCTAATTCTAAATTGGCAGTAGGATAACCAATCTTTCTGCCTAAAGCATTACCATGTATTATAATGCCGCTCATACTATAGTATCTGCCAAGCATCTTAGAAACACTTTCAACTTCTCCATTAGATAAACAATCTCTTATTTTACTGCTTGATACTTTATCTCCGCAATGATTAAGAAAATTCACTATATTAACATTAATACTCTTCTCTAAAGCATATCGTTTTATAAAATCAATATCCCCAACTCTATCCTTACCGAAAGCAAAGTCTTCCCCTATAACAATTCTCTTCATTCTATAGTATTCTATCAATCTATTAAAGAACTCTTTAGCCTCCATTGTATAAAATTCTGGTAAAAAGTCAATAACTATTATATAATTAACTCCCAAAGCCTTAATAAAAGATATATTTTCTTCCATGTGATAAATAGATACATTCTTCTTTTTTATTACCATAACAACCGATAATAAATTATATTTTTTAGCCGTATTAACAGTATATTTAATAAGCTTTTGATGCCCCTTGTGAACACCATCAAATTTACCTATTGTAACTACACTATTTTTTTTTATATCTATCTTACAAAAATCATTAATAACAACCTGATTCATTCTATCATTCTTCCATTCTATTATTATGCATTAATATAATATTTATAACTAAAGATAATATTATAACTAATAAAGACAAAACACATACAAACATACTAAAATTAATATAATTATCAGCTAAAGAACTATATTTAAATCTAATAAAGAAAAAGACTACACTTATAATTGTATAAATAATAAACCCTAAAACTATATTATGATATTTAAAACTTGAAAATGATAAGGAACTGCTAATCATGTAAATAGATAATAATAATAGAAATAAAGCAATATATAAAGTGCATATAAACAATATAGATAAATTATTAATACTAATATATTTCAATAATCTATCTAAATAAGATGACATATCAAATCCAAATACAATATTTTCTACTATATTATATATAGAGCTATAAATATTATTTCTGTCTAAAGATACCAAATCCTTATTTACAACATCATTGCTATTTATCTCTAAAACCTTGCTCATAATAATATTGTTTTTTGTGATAATCATATTATCTGCAAAATATAGTTTATTAGAATATACAGTATCTATTAATATTGATCTTCCGTATGCCTCATCGGCATGATTAGCCTTTATCAAGTAATTATCAACTTTGTATAAATAATTTGAATCCCTAATGATATATTTATCAATATTTTCTGCATAATTGAAATTACCATTAAAAAATATTAAATAAGACGGATATATTAAAGCTATTATACTAAATATTATTATAGTAATAAAGTTATATATATTCTTTTTTTTATTAGAAACACCTATAAATATAGAGCTGCATAAAAAAGATAAAAATAATATAGAAAAAATATTATTAATACAGAAAGTTTTTAAAACATTTATATTAAAAGTATATGAATAATTATCCAAATATCTAAATAAGTATATACAAGAAAATATTATAAAAAATATAAATGCAGTAAATAAATTTTTAGCAACTTTCATAACATATATATTATACTATAAAGACAAAAATTCAAGTATTAAAAACAATTAAGCTGATTTAGTATGATTAAATATTCCAAAATTATAAAGGGCATCATTTAAACTTTCAAAAGATTCTATTGAATTTGAAAGTTCCATCAAATCATAATCCGATTTAACAGCTCCATTCATATTTGAAAGCACAATATCGCCATAGAAATCATTATTTAGTTCTTTTTTAAAATCTATAAAATAATTCCATATATCCCTTTCAATAAAAGAGCATTCACAAAGATTAAGTATTATATTATTAATACCTTTAGATAAATATTCAAACATTATATCTTTTATTTTAGGAAGCGATTCTAAGCATATATTCTTTTTTAAATATAGAACTATTACAGAATCTTCTTTTATGAGATAATTAATTTCAAATGAATAATCAATCATATTTATATGATAACAACTTTTTATCTTTTGTCAATAAAAATTCAAAAAATAATATTGTTATTAACATTTAATTGACAAATAAGTATTATCTATTATACTTTAAAAGAAATATTTATTTTTATTAACGGAGTTTTTATTTATGAAAAAAGTAATTATTATAGGAGGCGTTGCAGCTGGGATGAGTGCGGCTGCAAAGGCAAGAAGATTAGATAAAGATGCTGTTATAACAGTTTATGAAAAAACTGAATATGTGTCTTGGGGAGCTTGCGGTATGCCCTATTATGTTGGTGGGTTTTTTGATAATTCTAGTACTATGATAGCAAGAACTGCCGAAGCTACTATAAAATCTGGAATAAACTTAAAAATTAAACATGAAGTATTAAAAATTGATGCTAATAATAAAAGAGTAATAGTAAAAGATTTGGAAAGTAATAAAGAGTTTGAAGATAGTTATGATTCTTTACTTATAGCTACTGGAGCAAAATCTATAATACCAAAAATAGAAAATATTAATATTGGGAATGTGTCTACACTTAAAGAGTTTACAGATGCACTTAATATGAAAGAAAAAATGAAAGATGGAAATATAAAAAATGTAGTTGTACTTGGAGCAGGTTTTATAGCTATAGAGGCAGCACATAATATAAAGCATCTTGGAAAAAATGTGAGAATAATACAGCGTTCTGATAGAGTATTTGGAGCGAAATTTGATAAAGAGTTTTCTGATTTAGCTATTGAAAACATAAAGGCACATATTGATTTAAACTTAAACGAAAAAGTTTTATCATTAGAAGCTGATAGTAATAACAATGTTAAGGCTGTTATTACAGACAAAGGTAAATATGATGCTGATTATGTTGTTGTTGCTATTGGAGTTACACCTAATAGCGATTTAGCTAAAGAGGCTGGGATTAAATTAATGGAAAATGGGGCAATACTTGTTGATAGAGAAGGAAAGACTAATATTGATTCTATATATGCTGCGGGGGATTGTGCTGGAATATATGACAGGGTATTAAATGATGTAAGTTATGCTGCTTTAGCTACTGGTGCTAATAAACTTGGAAGAATGGTTGCTTCTAATTTAATTGGAGGAAATGAAAAGTTTATTGGAAGTTTAGGAAGTGCCTGCATACTTTGTTTTGATTTAGAGATGGCGAGAACTGGTATTACAGAAGAAGAGGCTAAAAAGAGAAATGTTAATTATAAAACTGTTACAGTAAAAGATATTGACCATACACATTATTATCCGGATTATCAGGACTTGCATATAAAATTAGTATATTCTGCAGAAAACAGAAAAATATTAGGAGGGCAAATTGCCGGAAAAAGAGGTGCTGTGCTTAGGAGTGATGTAATAGCTGCTTGTATACATGCTGGACTTACTGTCGATGAACTGGGTATGCTTGATTTATGTTATGCGCCGCCTTTCGCGCGTACTTGGGATTCTTTGAATGTTGTAGGTAATGCTGCAAAATAAAATAATTATAATAACTTTTTTAATATAGGGACAAAGAAATAATATTTTTGTCCTTATATTTTTTATATTTTCAATAATTTTTAAATGCAGGATTTTATTAACCGCACGGTAAACTGATTATGAAAAGCATCTAAATTATAATTATTAAAATACTTTATTTTAAGGCTTTATTATACGTGCGTTAAATTTATTCTTATTTTATTAATACGTTATGTATGTATTATAAATATACTTGAAATAAAAATCAATTTATGATAAATATGTTTTTGTTTGTAGTATTATTTAAAAGGTATTGTAATGAAATTCTATGTCTTAGCATTTATAATAATTACTCTTTCTCTTATATTTTATAATGAAATGACAAAATATTATTTTAATAAAACAATAATAGAAGAAAATGAAGAAAACAATATTTATAACGCAAACTATATGGTAACTGATAATGATATTATTTTAGAAAATAGTTGTAATAACAATAATGTAGAAACTAAACAAATTAAGCGAAGATACTTTGAATTTAGAAGCGATGATAATTACAATATAGATTTTAGAGAGATTTCACAATATTTATTTGCAAGATTAGTAATAATATTTATGATAGGGGCTGCCATACTAGGTATTTTAACAGAGATACTATTTTTTAAAAAAGACTCTTATAAATATTATATTATTGTACTTGCTTTAATTATTATAATGAGTTTAGTTATTATTTATAAAATAAATGAAAACTTGGCTATTCTTAATATGGCTGGAAGTATAGAGAGCATACTAGAATTATCAGCATTCTTTTTAGGCGGTGTAATATCTTTTATAGTATTGCTTATTAGTAAACACCTTAGGGATAAAGATAATAAAAAAAATAATGAATAATTATAAAGATTTAATTCTTATATGATTGATGTATAATAGGATTTGTTTTTCTTATATTCATTTTCTAATTTTTTTAAACACATAACCAGCTATAATTATTAATAAAATTAAAATTAATCCTATAATTAAAGCATCTTTTAATGTAATACCTCCAAATAAAACCATAGTAAAAATATTTGAAGGCCCTAAAATAGTTTCAATAATGTCTTTTTGAATTGATAAAGTTGATTTTAAATTATTAGTATAATTATTTGTTTTATTGCTTATATAGGCATCATTTATGATTGGCGGAGCATTAAAAAAGGCTGCATATAAAAGTATAAGAAAAAATACAAAAGCAACAAGCAATGTCTTTTTTATGTTATCTTCATTTATATTGAATAATGCCGTTATAATACCAATGGCTATAAATATATATTCATAAGTATTTTCAATATTTTTTATTATAAAAAATCCTGACACTCCAAAAAACGCTATTATTAATATTATAGCTATTGCCAAACCTATTACACTATCACTATCTCCTACTGTTTCACCAATTCCTTTAATTAAAAGCAATATTAAAAATACTATTATAAAAGAGCATAAAAATAATGCTGCTATTCTAAATAAATCATTTTCTGGTATATTGATTTTGTATATTAAATTAAAAACAATATCTTTCATAAATATTTTCTTCTTTATCTTTTCTCTTTCTTATCATAACTGCCTTATATTTTTACTATGAATATCTTTCTAAGAAAGTATCTAATATTTTTCTAAAAATTATTGCACTAAATGCTAAATATTCTATTTTACTTTTAGCATTAATAACGCATAAAACTACTATAGTAATAACATTTGCAAATAAAAAAAGTGTGAATAGCAAACCTTTTTTATCCTCTTTCATTGTTCTGTAGAATTTCTTAATTTCATTCTTTGTATTTGGTATAATACCTGTAAATATAGCCAATATAGCATATAGCAAAGAAACTCTCATAAATATAGTATTAAAAAAAGCTTTTGCCGTATAATATCTTATAAAGAAACTATTTTTTATATACGTTGTAAAGTTCACTTTCTTTTCTTCTTTTGATATATTTTTTAAATAAGTTGTTTCTAAATCATTTTTTATATTTATTTCTACTTCTTTTGCAAATCCTATATTTGTATCTCTGTAAGAAAATAATATTATAAGAGCAGGAGGTATTATAATAGGTGAAAACAAAAATATTGCAAAAATTATTATAGATTTTGCAGATTCTTTTTTACTCATTTTTAAACCTTTATAGATATTATGGTTAGAAAAATATAAAGACAATACTTTTTTATTTATGAATATATAAATATTTATATTAGTATAATTTTACTTTTCCATAATCCTCGTCATTATATTATTATATATACCTTTTTTGTCAATACGGTATATATGTTTATTGAATTATAAATTGACTTAATTTATTGTAAGCGTAAAATAAAACTATTAAACAAAAAATTGAAGTAAATATAAAAATGCAATATAATAATTTGATATATATAATTATTAAAATAAAAAAATTAGCATATACTTAAACAACTATATTTTGTCAAAAATAATTTTTTTAAATTCTAAATATCTGCAGGGCTTTGCCCCGCACCCCACTTCTTTTGCCGAATAGGCACCTACTTGGTGGTGCCCCAAAGAAGCAAAAGGGCTATATTTTATCTTAAATTAATAATTTATATTACATGCAAAACAATTTTAGTATGATTTAGTACTAATTTTATATCTTGCACTTTTCGCGAAGCGTACCCGAAGGGTAAAAACTTTGATGAAGTCCGCACCGCGAAGGCTGGAAAAAGTTGATAAAAAATAGATGAAATTAAAATTTTTTAGAATAGTAATAAATTTATGATATTTTCCTAATGATAATACAGGCTATAAAACCAAAAATCACTCCGCTGAAAGCTAAATATTCTCTATTACTTTCCATATATATCACTATTGCTATTAAAACGAATGCTATTAATACCAGAGTAATCAACACTACTAATATTGTTTCTATAGTCTCTCTAATATCTTCTTTTAGTTTTAGCTCTTCATGATAATATTTTTGGGCTATAATTGCGGTAATTGCAAGCGATAATACATAAGTCAGTGTATATACAATTAATACTCTCACACCAATAATTTTCAAATCCACTTTTGAGCTGCTATATTTAGATAATAAAGTTCCTTTTAATAATATTGTTATTGTTTCTTGAAGTACTTCTTCTTTTTCAAAATTTGATGCATTAGTTTGTTTATTATTATCTATTATTTCTTTTTTTTCTTGTATATTTTTATCAGCCTTAGCAAAAAATGATATTGCAGTAGGAGGTATAGTACAAGATAAGAAGAGATATATTATTAAAGCTATTACATTAACTTTGCTGTCATTTTTTTTCTTTTTAATTTTCATTTAACTACTCTTTAATTAAAATTATTTTTTATCATATATAGTTTTTCAATTTTAATGTATATAGTTTTTTTGTAAATACAGTATAGATGTTATTGAATTATAAATTGAGTTAGTTTATTGTAAGCGTAAAATAAAACTATTAAACCAAAAATTGATAAACTTAAAAAATTAAGTATATATTTTTAGAATACTAATAAATTTATGTTATTTTCCTAATGATAATACAGGCTATAAAACCGAAAATCACTCCGCTGAAAGCTAAATATTCTCTATTACTTTTCATATATATTACTGCTACTATTAAAATGAATGCAATTAATGCCAGAGTAATCAACTCTACTAATATTGTTCCTATAGTCTCTCTAATATCTTCTTTTATTTTTATCTCTTCATGATAATATTTTTGG
It encodes the following:
- a CDS encoding HPr family phosphocarrier protein; this translates as MESFKYTINNTNNIHARPLSELAKIAKDSECDVNIIKDNTLKDIKKIIGIMQLGLKVGDEVVINIKGENKSKENKAKENILNFFKTNF
- the pnp gene encoding polyribonucleotide nucleotidyltransferase — its product is MVTVKSVFCGEELILETGLLAKQAHGSVTLRLGNTTILATVVAAKEPNLESDFFPLTVNYNEKYYAGGKIPGGFFKREAKPRDKEILISRIIDRPLRPLFPEGFRNEVQIIPTVLSVDTDMPTDALALIASSAALTISWIPFGGPVAAVRIGYKNGEYIINPKNSELLSSELDIIVAGSKDAILMIEGEAREVSEEVFIGAIELAHKEMQKYIDMQNEMAALCGTQKIEQELFEYDAELVKMVTEYGREKIEAANYNPDKAKRNESMDNAFNEIEEYIKTKTEDEKLISQVKGICHSIEEEIVREAIVEKGMRPDGRALDEIRPISTMTNLIPRVHGSALFTRGQTQCLSIVTLGSEKDAQLMDDIYGKENKTFMLHYNFPPFSVGEVGRYGSPGRREIGHGNLAERSFNAVLPSKDKFPYTIRVVAEILESNGSSSMATICASTMSLLSAGVPLNASVAGIAMGLATYKDGYKVLTDIQGVEDHLGDMDFKVAGTRKGITAFQLDIKLTGISTQILKEALEQAKKARYFILDKIEATISNPNEISDFAPKYKTMDVNPEKIRVLIGPGGKNIKAIIEETGSDVEIQDSGVINIFAPDTPTLDKTISLINSYVKDPEVGEVYDGVVKDIKDFGAFVEILPGVEGLCHISELAYKHVMNVEEVLKIGDEVKVKIIDVKGGKYSLSRKALLEKPADYVEEENNNNKRKHDRKKRF
- the rpsO gene encoding 30S ribosomal protein S15 → MSITADEKLKIIKEFGKNEKDTGSAEVQIALLTNRITYLKGHFQEHTKDNHSRMGLLKMVAKRRKLLNYLRRTDLEAYKNLIQKLKIRK
- a CDS encoding bifunctional riboflavin kinase/FAD synthetase, translated to MNQVVINDFCKIDIKKNSVVTIGKFDGVHKGHQKLIKYTVNTAKKYNLLSVVMVIKKKNVSIYHMEENISFIKALGVNYIIVIDFLPEFYTMEAKEFFNRLIEYYRMKRIVIGEDFAFGKDRVGDIDFIKRYALEKSINVNIVNFLNHCGDKVSSSKIRDCLSNGEVESVSKMLGRYYSMSGIIIHGNALGRKIGYPTANLELDENIFVPKMGVYSSLVKIGNNAKLYKALTFIGVSNINKELRVESHILDFSKMIYGKKITVIFLKYIRDNIKVNSIEEVKSLLEKDEYNVRKYFKRRKKCLLQQTKN
- a CDS encoding STAS domain-containing protein; the encoded protein is MIDYSFEINYLIKEDSVIVLYLKKNICLESLPKIKDIMFEYLSKGINNIILNLCECSFIERDIWNYFIDFKKELNNDFYGDIVLSNMNGAVKSDYDLMELSNSIESFESLNDALYNFGIFNHTKSA
- a CDS encoding CoA-disulfide reductase, with the translated sequence MKKVIIIGGVAAGMSAAAKARRLDKDAVITVYEKTEYVSWGACGMPYYVGGFFDNSSTMIARTAEATIKSGINLKIKHEVLKIDANNKRVIVKDLESNKEFEDSYDSLLIATGAKSIIPKIENINIGNVSTLKEFTDALNMKEKMKDGNIKNVVVLGAGFIAIEAAHNIKHLGKNVRIIQRSDRVFGAKFDKEFSDLAIENIKAHIDLNLNEKVLSLEADSNNNVKAVITDKGKYDADYVVVAIGVTPNSDLAKEAGIKLMENGAILVDREGKTNIDSIYAAGDCAGIYDRVLNDVSYAALATGANKLGRMVASNLIGGNEKFIGSLGSACILCFDLEMARTGITEEEAKKRNVNYKTVTVKDIDHTHYYPDYQDLHIKLVYSAENRKILGGQIAGKRGAVLRSDVIAACIHAGLTVDELGMLDLCYAPPFARTWDSLNVVGNAAK